In Lodderomyces elongisporus chromosome 2, complete sequence, the following proteins share a genomic window:
- the DTD1 gene encoding D-tyrosyl-tRNA(Tyr) deacylase (BUSCO:EOG09264ZQC), with the protein MRVVIQKVKSASVTVDEKVISSIGKGLMILVGITSSDTKDDVLKLSKKLLALRVFEDMTLPAGTTTKWYGKPWAKSIVDIEGEILSVSQFTLYGTLKKGTKPDFHKAAKGAEAKNLYDTLLEELRKGLGQDNVKDGEFGAMMDVALVNDGPVTLVWDTSDNIL; encoded by the exons AGTTGATGAAAAGGTGATCTCGTC AATTGGAAAAGGTTTAATGATCTTGGTTGGAATCACTTCTTCGGATACAAAGGATGATGTGTTGAAACTAAGCAAGAAGTTATTGGCCCTCCGCGTATTTGAGGATATGACTCTACCAGCAGGAACCACTACAAAGTGGTATGGCAAACCATGGGCCAAATCCATTGTCGATATTGAGGGTGAGATCTTGTCTGTGTCGCAATTTACACTTTATGGTACGTTGAAAAAGGGAACCAAGCCGGACTTCCACAAGGCTGCAAAAGGTGCAGAGGCCAAGAATCTTTACGATACCTTATTGGAGGAGTTGAGAAAGGGGTTGGGACAGGATAACGTTAAGGATGGCGAGTTTGGCGCAATGATGGACGTGGCATTGGTCAATGACGGACCAGTCACTTTAGTATGGGACACACTGGACAACATTTTATGA